Proteins encoded within one genomic window of Spodoptera frugiperda isolate SF20-4 chromosome 7, AGI-APGP_CSIRO_Sfru_2.0, whole genome shotgun sequence:
- the LOC118265955 gene encoding STAGA complex 65 subunit gamma-like — translation MNARKLWGEMEDERTDETLLQNVNFNPIIELGMQNIPEISITVKSSPIELPKPNLITHTIQLHAHARQLTNILEQAENALFEGARIGPITLPIEPPEPELKLEHDTNPPINFLEKEYCDFSLGKGPMILPFTPESHKRALRQCAAIALGHVGVATTTNVVLTAVADALDIHMTNMCKLLRTVVDKEASGLKSGFPDAISKVFSDLNVGNLHEFYQNRVVRYHAMTKKKCEDLRLQCEALAIRDIAPQLKLEEVPELHFPAALDGAFTPSLEPGFQMLHSLEQEGLELLEAVTSDDITKMDAMEFSQPETTAKLPTLSPSAKKKRK, via the coding sequence ATGAACGCAAGAAAGCTGTGGGGTGAAATGGAAGACGAGAGAACGGACGAGACGTTACTTCAGAATGTCAACTTTAATCCAATCATAGAATTGGGTATGCAAAACATTCCCGAAATATCTATCACTGTAAAATCTTCGCCTATCGAACTTCCAAAACCAAATCTTATAACTCACACCATACAGCTACATGCTCACGCAAGGCAGCTAACGAATATACTGGAACAAGCTGAGAATGCCCTATTTGAGGGTGCACGGATTGGTCCAATCACGTTACCCATAGAGCCACCAGAACCTGAATTAAAACTAGAACATGACACGAACCCACCGATTAATTTCCTGGAAAAAGAATATTGTGATTTTTCCCTAGGCAAAGGACCCATGATTCTGCCTTTCACTCCTGAGAGCCACAAGCGAGCACTGCGACAGTGCGCGGCCATAGCTCTTGGTCATGTCGGTGTGGCGACCACTACTAACGTTGTGCTCACTGCCGTAGCAGACGCTCTAGATATTCATATGACTAATATGTGCAAACTACTAAGGACTGTAGTGGATAAAGAGGCAAGCGGCCTAAAATCAGGATTCCCAGACGCAATTTCGAAGGTATTTTCAGACCTCAATGTTGGTAACCTTCATGAATTTTATCAGAACAGAGTTGTGAGGTATCACGCAATGACTAAAAAGAAATGTGAAGATTTGAGACTTCAGTGTGAAGCTCTGGCTATAAGGGACATAGCACCACAGTTGAAGTTAGAAGAAGTGCCAGAGTTACATTTTCCTGCTGCACTGGACGGAGCATTCACTCCATCCTTAGAGCCAGGGTTTCAAATGCTGCACAGCCTAGAACAAGAAGGCTTGGAGCTGCTAGAGGCAGTCACATCAGATGACATCACCAAAATGGATGCCATGGAGTTCTCACAACCAGAGACTACAGCAAAACTTCCCACATTATCACCCAGtgcaaagaaaaaaagaaaataa